A genomic region of Pelodiscus sinensis isolate JC-2024 chromosome 1, ASM4963464v1, whole genome shotgun sequence contains the following coding sequences:
- the LOC106731732 gene encoding olfactory receptor 52E8-like, translated as MSDSNTTTFTNPSTFILQGIPGLETAHVWISIPFCVMYIIAILGNFAILFIVKKEHSLHVPMYYFLCMLAVTDLVLSTTTLPKMLAIFWFNSREISFNACLTQMFFIHGFSAIESGIFVAMALDRYVAICHPLRHSTILTSSLVVKIGLVIVLRGSILALPYPILGRQWPYCRSNIILHTHCENMAVVILACADTRISSYYALFVLSCRIGLDVFFITLSYIQILRAIFRLPTKDARLKTFGTCGSHFGAILAFYIPTLFASLTSRFGHNLPLHFHSFISNVYLLVPPMLNPIIYGVRSEQIRDRLLRPFTY; from the coding sequence atgtcagattccaacacaactaccttcaccaacccctccaccttcatcctgcagggcattcctggcctggagacgGCCcacgtctggatctccatccccttctgtgtcATGTACATCATAGCCATCTTGGGGAACTTtgccatcctgttcattgtgaagaagGAGCACAGTCTCCATgtacccatgtactatttcctctgcatgctggccgtcaccgACCTGGTGCTGTCCACAACCACCCTGCCCAAAATGCTGgcaatcttctggttcaattccagggagatcagtttcaatgcctgcctcactCAGATGTTTTTCATACACGGCTTCTCAGCGATTGAGTCTGgaatcttcgtggccatggcattggatcgctacgtggccatctgccatcccctgagacattccaccatcctgacaagcTCTCTGGTGGTGAAGATTGGCCTGGTCATTGTGTTGCGTGGCAGCATTCTCGCACTGCCCTATCCCATCCTGGgaaggcagtggccatattgcagaagcAACATCATCCTGCACACCCACTGTGAGAACATGGCTGTGGTGATACTGGCCTGTGCCGATACTCGCATCAGTAGTTACTATGCCCTCTTTGTGCTGTCCTGTAGGATTGGTCTGGATGTGTTTTTCATCACTCTATCTTAtatccagatcctcagggccatcttcagactccccacaaaggacgcccggctcaagacttttgggacttgCGGCTCGCACTTTGGTGCCAtcttagccttttacatcccaacTCTGTTTGCCTCCCTGACATCCCGTTTTGGTCACAATTTGCCCCTTCATTTCCACAGTTTCATTTCCAATGTGTACCTCCTGGTTCCtcccatgctgaaccccatcatctatggagTGAGAAGCgaacagatccgggacaggctgcttCGGCCCTTTACTTATTAA